One Bacteroidota bacterium DNA segment encodes these proteins:
- a CDS encoding type II toxin-antitoxin system HipA family toxin encodes GTALKLNISENDNALSLELAMEVHEYFHLDTAKAKQIIDVVKSSVKNWKNIAQKYGISRVEQELKAKAFS; translated from the coding sequence GGAACAGCTTTGAAATTAAATATTTCAGAAAATGATAATGCTTTGAGCTTAGAATTGGCAATGGAAGTACACGAATATTTTCATCTTGATACAGCAAAAGCAAAACAAATAATTGATGTTGTTAAAAGCAGTGTGAAAAATTGGAAAAATATAGCACAAAAATATGGTATTTCCAGAGTAGAACAAGAATTAAAAGCAAAGGCGTTTTCTTAG